Proteins encoded by one window of Actinocorallia herbida:
- the rplU gene encoding 50S ribosomal protein L21, giving the protein MYAIVRAGGRQEKVADGDVLNVDKLAAEVGATVTFPAVLVVDGDNVVSAAAELAKYEITAEVLGAIKGPKIHIMHYRNKTGYKRRQGHRQPYTQVKITGISAK; this is encoded by the coding sequence GTGTACGCGATCGTCCGTGCGGGCGGGCGTCAGGAGAAGGTCGCCGACGGCGACGTCCTGAACGTCGACAAGCTCGCCGCCGAAGTCGGCGCGACCGTCACCTTCCCGGCCGTGCTGGTCGTGGACGGCGACAACGTCGTCTCCGCCGCCGCCGAGCTGGCCAAGTACGAGATCACCGCCGAGGTCCTCGGCGCGATCAAGGGCCCGAAGATCCACATCATGCACTACCGGAACAAGACCGGGTACAAGCGGCGTCAGGGTCACCGCCAGCCGTACACCCAGGTCAAGATCACCGGCATCTCGGCCAAGTAA
- the rpmA gene encoding 50S ribosomal protein L27, protein MAHKKGASSSRNGRDSNAQRLGVKRYGGQLVNAGEILIRQRGTHHHPGLNVGIGKDDTLFALVAGTVEFGRYRGRRAVSIVPAAE, encoded by the coding sequence ATGGCACATAAGAAGGGCGCATCGTCCAGCCGTAACGGCCGCGACTCCAATGCCCAGCGCCTCGGCGTCAAGCGTTACGGTGGTCAGCTGGTGAACGCCGGCGAGATCCTCATCCGCCAGCGCGGCACCCACCACCACCCCGGCCTGAACGTCGGCATCGGCAAGGACGACACGCTGTTCGCGCTCGTCGCCGGCACCGTCGAGTTCGGCCGCTACCGCGGCCGTCGTGCCGTGAGCATCGTCCCGGCCGCGGAGTAG
- the obgE gene encoding GTPase ObgE: MADFVDRVVLHIAAGNGGHGCASVHREKFKPLGGPDGATGGRGGDVILEVDSNTSSLLEYHRRPHRKAGNGKPGAGSLRNGANGEDIVLTVPNGTVVKTQGGDVLADLVGEGTRFVAAQGGAGGLGNAALASAKRKAPGFALLGEPGDALDVVLELKTVADVALVGFPSAGKSSLIAALSAAKPKIADYPFTTLVPNLGVVSAGETVFTVADVPGLIEGASQGKGLGLEFLRHIERSSTLAHVLDCATLEPGRDPVTDFEIIERELAAYDELFAGDDTVALGDRPRVVVLNKIDVPDGKDLAEIVRPEFEARGLRVFEVSAAAHMGLRELSFAMAEMVAAHRAAQPAQEPTRLVLRPAPVAGPEFEVKRVGDNDFLVTGTKPVRWVRQTDFQNEEAVGYLADRLNRLGIEDQLRKAGAEEGATVMIGSADDSVVFDWHPDISSSGEVHMGPRGTDQRLSEW, translated from the coding sequence ATGGCCGACTTCGTGGACCGCGTCGTCCTGCACATCGCGGCGGGCAACGGCGGGCACGGCTGCGCTTCGGTGCACCGTGAGAAGTTCAAGCCGCTGGGGGGCCCTGACGGAGCCACCGGAGGCCGCGGCGGCGACGTCATCCTCGAGGTGGACTCCAACACCTCGAGCCTGCTGGAGTACCACCGGCGCCCGCACCGCAAGGCCGGCAACGGCAAGCCCGGCGCGGGCTCGCTGCGCAACGGCGCCAACGGCGAGGACATCGTGCTGACGGTGCCGAACGGCACCGTGGTGAAGACCCAGGGCGGCGACGTGCTCGCCGACCTCGTCGGCGAGGGCACCCGCTTCGTGGCGGCCCAGGGCGGCGCGGGCGGCCTCGGCAACGCGGCGCTGGCCTCGGCCAAGCGCAAGGCGCCCGGGTTCGCCCTGCTCGGCGAGCCCGGAGACGCCCTGGACGTCGTCCTGGAGCTGAAGACCGTCGCGGACGTCGCGCTCGTCGGCTTCCCCAGCGCGGGCAAGTCCTCCCTCATCGCGGCGCTCTCCGCGGCCAAGCCCAAGATCGCCGACTACCCGTTCACCACGCTGGTGCCGAACCTCGGCGTGGTCAGCGCGGGCGAGACCGTCTTCACCGTCGCCGACGTGCCCGGCCTGATCGAGGGCGCCAGCCAGGGCAAGGGCCTCGGCCTGGAGTTCCTGCGGCACATCGAGCGCTCCTCGACGCTGGCGCACGTGCTGGACTGCGCGACGCTGGAGCCCGGCCGCGACCCGGTCACCGACTTCGAGATCATCGAGCGGGAACTCGCCGCCTACGACGAGCTGTTCGCCGGCGACGACACCGTCGCGCTGGGGGACCGGCCCCGCGTCGTCGTCCTCAACAAGATCGACGTCCCCGACGGCAAGGACCTCGCCGAGATCGTCCGGCCCGAGTTCGAGGCGCGCGGCCTGCGCGTGTTCGAGGTGTCGGCCGCCGCGCACATGGGGCTCAGGGAGCTGTCGTTCGCGATGGCCGAGATGGTCGCCGCGCACCGCGCCGCCCAGCCCGCGCAGGAGCCGACCCGGCTCGTGCTGCGCCCCGCGCCCGTCGCCGGGCCCGAGTTCGAGGTCAAGCGGGTCGGCGACAACGACTTCCTGGTCACCGGCACCAAGCCGGTGCGCTGGGTGCGCCAGACCGACTTCCAGAACGAGGAGGCCGTCGGCTACCTCGCCGACCGCCTGAACCGCCTCGGCATCGAGGACCAGCTGCGCAAGGCGGGCGCCGAAGAGGGCGCCACCGTCATGATCGGCTCGGCCGACGACTCGGTCGTCTTCGACTGGCACCCGGACATCTCCTCGTCCGGCGAGGTGCACATGGGCCCGCGCGGCACCGACCAGCGCCTCTCGGAATGGTGA